The nucleotide sequence GTCCACGCCATTTGGATGTCGCCAGTTCACGCCGGCCACTTTGTACCACCAGACAGCGCTCGCCACTCGGAAGTCCTCTAGGTTCTTCTGCTCCAATGGGCTCAAAAGGCTCTTAAACAGAAAACTGTCGCCATATCGCTCAGCCTCCGTGGTGTAGTTAGTGTGCAGAACAAACTTCGCAAAGGCTTCGTTGGAAACCTCATACTTGTCGATGTAGAAGTCATTCAGCTTCACCTGCCGTTCCGGAGCCTCGCGGTCGGCCGGAAAGTGCGGTTTGTCAGTACCCATGTAAACCGTGCCTCCCGGAAGCAGTGACATGTCCGCAATATTTGGCTCCAGTTCGCCATAGTAATCCCGGTAGTGGCTGTGTGCACCCTGTGCTCGTTGCTGGCACACTTGTCCGGAAATGGACGGCATATCCGGGGCCTTCCGGTCGAGCTTTTGGCAGCCACAGTCGCTGGATACGTCATTGAATAAAACTATCCAAATAAAGAGGACTAATATAATTGTTGTCATCTTAACGTGCAGTGTGGCCCTTTTTAGTTTTGGAATCAATACTTAATTTCGCGAATTTAAATTCCGAACAAGCCAGCTTTTTAATAGCATACTTTAGGCTGTAAcgttttaaacaatttatttcaatttcaacaACCATACTTTTgggattattattattattataaccaTTTAGTAGTAGTTAGAAGGTTAATGAGTGCAGTTTTAccattttaataatatataaccTACAATATTTAggttttataaaaagttaTGTATATGAGCTAATTATAATTTATCAAAGTCTGGTCTTTATGTTAACTTTCGTTTGTATTTGTTATAAATTCTTCAATCATGAACAAATTTTTGGGAACGGAAGACCTACAAATGCAAAGACCAGAAACATTAAAAAACGTTAAGTATAAGttaaataagtttaaattGTTGTATGGCGCAAATCGGTCTTAACAAGTTGTGATACACAGCAATCCTAAAAGCTGCGGGCTATGCCTCGATAGGCTTCTCGTGCAGCCAGGGCCGGAATATGGGTAGTGTGGACGGATAGTGGGTGTGCGTGTCCGGCTTAAGCACCGATTCCGGCCAGGTGTTGGCATTGACCGCATCACCGGAGTGTCGAAAGGGGTACGTCGCAAGCACGATAGGAAGCTGTAGCTTAATCTCCTTCTCCATGGACTTGGGTTCGATCACGAAGAAGACGTCGTAGGATATTTTGATCAGGTGGCAGCCATGAAGATTGGTCGGCGGCAGGGGTGGAACGTAAAGCTCGTTGTGCCACTCGTCTTTGGCCCCCGGACGGATCTTGCCACGAACTAAAACAGCCAGCTCCCGTTTTTCCGTTTGCACCACCTTCCCCCGCGCCAAATACTCGATGGtctaaataaaatccaaataaGATCAAAATGGATGAATTGTAACTAGCCACTTGAAAGCGATACCGACCTCAGTGAGGGATGCCTTAGTCCGTTTAATGGACACATTACTGTAGTTGGATATAAATGCGGTGACCAGAATATTCTCGCCGGGCACATACCCACCGCGATCAAGGGACACTCTGCACTTTATCTGACCTCCACCAACACAGACGACGCCTAGCTTGTGCTCAACTTCGCAGGTGAACGGTTGCTGAGTCAGGCGAAAGGTTAGTTTTTTTAAACAGGGTTTTTAAAGCTACTTACTGCTAAGATGGGCTTTTCAAGGTTTAGGTCGATGGGATTCATCACAATGAAGACCTGGTGGTTCTTATGGATAATGCCATTGTTCTCGCGGAGCGCCGCCTTGCAGTAGAACTGAATCCAGCCGTACCGACCGAGAAATGTAGATGGAAGACCCAGTGGCAAGCCGAGTTTGAAGGGGAAGCTGTGAATTCCTGGCGAGAGTATAGCTGGACCTCCTTGGTCTACGTCCCCCAGAAGTCGCATCCGAAAGTCGATATA is from Drosophila melanogaster chromosome 3L and encodes:
- the CG7049 gene encoding uncharacterized protein, which translates into the protein MTTIILVLFIWIVLFNDVSSDCGCQKLDRKAPDMPSISGQVCQQRAQGAHSHYRDYYGELEPNIADMSLLPGGTVYMGTDKPHFPADREAPERQVKLNDFYIDKYEVSNEAFAKFVLHTNYTTEAERYGDSFLFKSLLSPLEQKNLEDFRVASAVWWYKVAGVNWRHPNGVDSDIDHLGRHPVVHVSWRDAVEYCKWAGKRLPSEAEWEAACRGGKERKLFPWGNKLMPRNEHWLNIWQGDFPDGNLAEDGFEYTSPVDAFRQNIYDLHNMVGNVWEWTADLWDVNDVSDNPNRVKKGGSYLCHKSYCYRYRCAARSQNTEDSSAGNLGFRCAKNA
- the Vdup1 gene encoding vitamin D[[3]] up-regulated protein 1, isoform B, whose translation is MPRKLLKFLIIFDNTSLLYFPGQFLSGRVLIELQDETPALGLHFHVVGEGVVRNGRRQERTYDKENYIDFRMRLLGDVDQGGPAILSPGIHSFPFKLGLPLGLPSTFLGRYGWIQFYCKAALRENNGIIHKNHQVFIVMNPIDLNLEKPILAQPFTCEVEHKLGVVCVGGGQIKCRVSLDRGGYVPGENILVTAFISNYSNVSIKRTKASLTETIEYLARGKVVQTEKRELAVLVRGKIRPGAKDEWHNELYVPPLPPTNLHGCHLIKISYDVFFVIEPKSMEKEIKLQLPIVLATYPFRHSGDAVNANTWPESVLKPDTHTHYPSTLPIFRPWLHEKPIEA